Genomic window (bacterium):
TGTGCGCCGCGCCGTAGATCACGAGCACGCGCTTGCCGACGTAGCGCGCCGTCAGGGCGCGGATCCGCGCCGCGATCTTGAGGTTCCGGTTCTCCCAGAGCGCGAGCCGGCCGCGGTCCGCCCCGCTCTTCAGGTGCGCGCGCAGGAAAACGCCCCACTGCGCGTCCACGTC
Coding sequences:
- a CDS encoding DUF5694 domain-containing protein: DVDAQWGVFLRAHLKSGADRGRLALWENRNLKIAARIRALTARYVGKRVLVIYGAAHKPFLDAYLGACADLQVVQPETILK